The stretch of DNA TAGTTCAGTTTCTTGGGACGAGGGCAGATGCTGTTGATGGCTACGTTGTAGGTCAGCTGGCATCCGTTTTCTTTTATTGTATTTGTAATTTTTGTATTGTTTACAATTTTGTGCTTGGTAAAGATATTCTGTTTTTGTTTACTTAATGGGAGAAGCAATGTTTGTTGCAATTTGGTTTTGATGTATTCCTGGTTTGCTATCAGGATGGAACCGGCGAGGGCGGGCAAGGAATCGTCTCTCAATTGAAAGTAACATTAACTTTTACTTcacatttatttaaaaattctaCCTTCCACCTTATACATGGTCACATTGTTGATATTTGTAAATCGAGATTGATATCTTCAACTAGGGAAGTTGATTTCTTGGAAAGTGTCCATTAGTTTTGTTATGGTTTTCTTCATTTAGTTACTGAAGATGGCAAATAGAATCTCTTTATAAAAAATTAGCACAATCAGAACTTGTTTAGCTTTGATTTAGCGTTTCATATGGCTTGCCTGCCTGCATTTTTTACTTCCATTTTTTGTAGCTCTTTGACAGTGCATATCTTGATCAAAAGTTACGTTAGTGAATATGATGTGTTTTAATTGAAGGTGACGTTCCGTGTAAACAACTGGCAATTATTAGCCTAACTTCAAGCGGTCGATGAAATTTAAACTTGTTAAGATCAAAAGAACTTGCATAGTTTAGTTGAAGATATGGAATACGTAGCCCCATCATAGTCGAAGTTTTGAAAAAGAGCTTTAATCTCAAATGTGCTGAAGGATGCAAACAGCTATAAAAAGGCGACAAGGGGGTGAGTAGGACCTCATCTAGATTATGTCAGCTGTCAGTGGCGGAAGAGGACAGGACTAAAAGTGGCATGCTGCCTCCCAACAGTTTCAAATTTTAAGTGTCCCCTCATCCCCCTCCAGAATAAGTCCTGGTTCGATTTCTAGAGGTAGAAACAGATTGTGTTGTTTGAACCAGAAAAGGAAGCGACTATAGTGGTGATGGGTGAGCTGAGTGAATAATTACGTGACCAGTATGGCTTCCCATTTAAAAAGTGTGCTGTTCCAAGCACAAAATGTTCAAAAATCAATAATATGAAACATCAATTGGCGAGATGAATGCTTAACAAAGTTTGAATAAGGGTTTTcagtttaaaaaatatatatcttctTAATTTATCAAACACTTTCATTTATTCTTTTAGCCGAATTTGCGATGGgaaaaaattgattatctaatAGAGATTATAAATTTATGTAAGTTATAATGTATTTATACTTTATAATGTTCACTTGCATGTGAACCAGATACTGGGAATAATTAATGTATAAGGTATACACATTCTCGTTGATTGAATATTAGGTATCAAAAGACCAACTTGATGAAATACGTAGGATTTTCCACACCAAGGGTTTAAACCTTTCACCTCTCACTCCAATACAATGTTGATAACCGCTTTTCTCCAAAAACACAAACTCGTGAGAGGTGGTTGAAATAATAGTTTTACTTTTACAAAATATGTTCTCCCTCCAACCATGTTCAGCGAACTTGTTATTCATGCTGAATTATATAGAATCTCACCTTTTCCACACAATTAAGGAATTGACTGAAGATGCACTAAGTGAATTCTATTCTTCCTGTGTATATAAGATAGTTGAGTGCTATTCAATTCATTTAGCTGGCTTTTACAAGGCTGTGGGGGAGCTATATTTTAGATGATGGATGAATCCATGACTTACGGTTTTTGAATTTTGGCAATTGCTATTCAGCGTGTAAATTGATTACTTGAAAGCAAATTCATACCTATCTTGCCAAATATCGATCATCTTATAGTAAGCTACTGCTAACAACTATTCTTTCTGGGTTTTTGATTAATTTCAGACAATACTAAGTCGAGAACACAAGAAAATACTGAACCGAGAACACAAGAAAATACGGAGTCGAGAACAGAGGAAAATACCGAGTCGAGAAAACAAGAAAGTTCTGAATTGGAAACACGAGACAGGATACAAAATGCAGAGGTCTGCATCTCTGCTTGATATAGCATGGTGTAGAAACATTATTTAACTACTGGTTTTTTGGTTCTAAGGTTGATGGTTTGTATATAATTATCTAGATCATTTGCCTAAGGGTTATTTTTTTTGTGCCCAGCAAACAGTTAAGGAAAATCCATCCCCAAACCCGACCTTTTCAGTTATCAATTCAATTGGGGTATTGTTGTCTGGTGTTCTTGCTGCTCTCTATTCATCAAAAATAAAGGAAAAGGCCACTTCTGATACAACCATAGAATCGGTAAGCCATTTTAACGGAGTTTCTATTATCTTTGTTATATTTGTGAAACTGTCATCAACAAGTAGCCTTGAAATCACTGATTATATGTaattaaaaaaacttttttATTATTCATTGGTTTGATTGCATTTGATATTGATCTGCCTTCTTCTCTGGTGTTACAAtggatttatattttttttgttgcatTTAAGAAATTGGCATAGACGAGTAGCCATGGTGAAACCACTGATCTAAATGTTATATAAACTTAtctatttttctttgatttGATTGCATCCGATGTCAATATTCCTTCTCTTGTGCAAACCGAGTAGAAACTCGAGTTCGAGCTTAGTTATATTATTGTTCAAAAACTTATTAGTTGCTTGTTATTTAACTATTACTTTTATTACTATTggagaaaaataaaacaatcatTAATCAATATTTTCTGCACGGAGTTTTCTAATGACTGTTGTAgtgaattaaaataaataatgtattaaaacaatttataattttattatataaatatttatttatacacAAACTCAGCTCAagctcgaaaaaaaaaaaattctacttGACCTCGAGGTTCGGTCATAAAATTTTGCTATACAAGGCTCAAGCTAGGCTCTTTAACCCCCTATTGTTCTTTGTTTAAAATTCAGGAATTAGGATATTTTTGAGTTTGTTGGTTTCCTTtctaaattattatatatttgttattttcttGGGAGCTCAGGTGAAAACTAAACTCAAGGAAAAGGAAGCTGCAATCAGTTctctgaaaaaaataatttcgtcaaaaatgctaaaaattgaagaagctcagAATAAGGACTTCGCAAAAGCAAATGAGATGCAACAAACTTTGATCAATCGACTCAACACTGCAAATGGTACGGTAACAAGCCTCGGAAAGGAGGTGCAAAATGAGAAAAGATTAAACCAAGATCTAAGTATCAAAATTGAGAATCTGGAAAAAAGCCTCAGCGAGTCTCGAAATGAGAAAAGGGAACTGCAAATACAGCTGCAGAAGAAGCTAGATTCTATAGCCTCTTTGCAAGAAAAGATCAGAATGCTTTCTTCAGTGATCATGGTTAAGGAAGATGATCTTCAAAAGCTTGAGTCTAAAGTTACTGAAAAAGAACGAGAATGTCATGAACTGAGGTCTGTATACCAGAAATCCCGAGATGAACTGACAGGGTTAGATTATGAGATCCAAGAACTTAAAGATAGAGTCTCGAAGAATGAAATGGAGTTGGAAATGAAGAATTCGACATTGAAGAATTTGAATGAAGAATTAACTTCTTTAATTACTGAGAGAGATGAATCGAGCAAAAAGCTTGTTGGGATTTTAAAGGAGTTTgatgagtttaaattttctgcAGAAAAGAAGATGTTTTTGCATGAGGAGGACTTGGGTGAAAGGGAAAAGCAGCTTCAGAAGATTGAGGAACGACTTAACGTTGCATTGGATGAAGTGAAAAAAGATGGAGtcttgatttataatttgactCAAGAGAACCAGAATTTAAGAGAAAAGTTGGACGTTGAACTGAAAAGTGTGAACACTCTTGAACAAGAACTCAAGATTGCACAAGAAATGTTAGAGAAATCAAGAAATGAGGCCTCTGATCTTTCAAAGCAACTGCAGAAGTCAAGAAGCTTGTGCTTGGAACTTGAAGCTGAGGTTTCCAAGGTTAAGGCTGAGTTTAACAATGCAAGGGAATCATTGCAGAGAGAAATCGATGAATCAAAAGAAGGTGAGAAATCCTTAGCAGGAGAATTATTGTCGGTAAAGGAACTTTTGGGCGAAATGGATGAAGAACTACAAATTATGTCCCAAGAATTGGCAGCTGCAGAGCAAAAGCGTGATAGCTTAGAGAGAGAACTCATTGATGCCAACAGGAAAGCAGAAGCAGCTTCAGATGCTCTTACggaagaaaggaaaattgtatCTTCTTTGAACAATGAGTTACTGGTTctcgaaaagaaaatttttagaaaCAAAGAAGCCCAGAAAATACTTGAAGCAGATATAGAAGCAACTACAAAATCACTTGGTGAGAAGACTCGGAATGAATCGACTCTTCTGAAAAATCTTGAGTCTGCTTACTCTACAATTTCCAGTTTAGAAGATGAAAAAAATGCACTCCACAACTCTCTTGATGTGCAAAAACAAACGAATCGAGAAGCTCGGAAAAATTTGGAATATGCCACTAATGTGGTGATGGAGCTGGGAAAAGAACTTGAGAGTTTagaaaagaaaggaaagaaactACAACAGGATTTGGCATATGCAAAGGGAGAAATGCTACAGCTAAAGAATCAAATAAACGCATCAAAAACTGCAGAGAATAATCAGAACCAGCAAAAAATTGAAGCTGGAggtaaatcaaataaaaaagttTATCGGAGGAGAAAGGAGACGGATAATAGTTGACAATCGTGTGGTCCTTTTTAATCATCTTCCAGGAAAAATTGCATACACCTATGCATTGTTGTACCATTACATTTTTTTGGACGATGTAAGCTTTATTGAAAGGATTGCCAACATGCTTACTAGAGTCaattttaacttcacaaatttACAAATCATGGATTCACCTTTAtgattcatgttttttttttttgggttagaTTTTGCATAAATCattatttgtttttgtttttgtttttttggtaAAACCCCCTTGATGAGATAAAATTCTTTAACTGGTAAATTTGCAGTTGAAGACCCTTCTAAAAATTTGACACATTAAAAACTCCTGTTCTGTTGTAATATATTTATAGGTAAAATCATCTTgcttattttgtttttaataccATGCAATTCTTGAACTCTAGAGCAATAGGACCAAGTTCATAGATATTAGCATTAGCATAACAAAAATGTTTTGTACTCTTCTGTCTCAATCACAGAAGGTTCATTTCATTTTTCCATTTTCACAAATGTATAGTCAAGTTTCTTCATTTAGTAacaatttttcttgttttttttattaatatatatccCTATTAATTAAGTATTGGAAAACGTACAATCATTTTATTGGAAcgtttcatgttcgcaatcttgattttgatgttaacaaaacttgttattttgtttgtaatgatttacctaagtgcgcaggaagctgaaactaatcaggcttcgaacttatcagttatcgagccaaaactgaagctatcgagacgcaaactgaaaacaccaactgatcgactaaactgaatcagttcaactgatatatcaaagaacagttcaactgattgtccaggtgataggtgattcagcagaagaccgtcagaagcccggccagctgatgaagagttcaactaatgaagaacccagctgaccagttcaactgaaagagtgaaatcagttcaactgacgagtcaactgatttcactagcccaactgaagaccagttcagATGATCAATTTGGTGCATCAGTTAGGATTCAATCAGTTCTAATTCAAGATAAGCTTAGCTAACTGGAAGGTGccgccttcagtctagtctaggagttcagttaggcagtgggtaagttcTAAGCTAGGTGGGTTATTATgcttgttgtaattaatcaaagtcttctagtggatcataATTAAGTGGAGCTCAATCATCAGAAATGCCGCCTTTTCATTGCTATATCAGATCAATATAGATGATCAATGAGGTTCAGCATCAGTTGAAtccagtttgagtcagctcgaccagttagtcaGCACAGAGATCTAGTCCAAGGCAAATTAGCTGCTCTTCTGGCAAAAAAGACTCAAAATCAATGCAGcattcaaagcattcaaggcgaccaattgttattatattcagttCTATTATGTGTAAATTAACTGATAtttgatgttatttaaagtCTGCTAATGTGGTAGCAATTTTCCTTACACTTTCTGGTGTGCGTAAATGTATGTTACAAGGGACGcttattttatcaaataaacatcatgttcaTCCAGTTAGCCTTCATATAACTGAACTACTATATTAAGATTTGTTGCCTAAATTGCTTGAATGATGCTAAAACTTCATTAATCgcgtaaatgattatatttttgaagTGGAGTTTTTAATTTAGTTTTTCAGGGGGAGTTTTGTTTAGAATTATCCTTCGAActgaaaaaaattgttttcaaatcgttttattcagttgttgagggggaGCTTTTATTTCtgctatccctcgaactgaaaatgttggaacttttcaagttcgcaatcttaattttgatgttaataaaacttgttattttgtgttactaataatttaacttagtgtgcagaagctaggatcagttacgagttgtttacatc from Primulina tabacum isolate GXHZ01 chromosome 3, ASM2559414v2, whole genome shotgun sequence encodes:
- the LOC142541029 gene encoding MAR-binding filament-like protein 1-1; its protein translation is MVGSVLGNSCFLHSPLCHFLVSESSPLPFSYPRNAVCRRKNRATMACLQREISKHSDMCTRRAILFVGFGLVQFLGTRADAVDGYVVGWNRRGRARNRLSIENNTKSRTQENTEPRTQENTESRTEENTESRKQESSELETRDRIQNAEQTVKENPSPNPTFSVINSIGVLLSGVLAALYSSKIKEKATSDTTIESVKTKLKEKEAAISSLKKIISSKMLKIEEAQNKDFAKANEMQQTLINRLNTANGTVTSLGKEVQNEKRLNQDLSIKIENLEKSLSESRNEKRELQIQLQKKLDSIASLQEKIRMLSSVIMVKEDDLQKLESKVTEKERECHELRSVYQKSRDELTGLDYEIQELKDRVSKNEMELEMKNSTLKNLNEELTSLITERDESSKKLVGILKEFDEFKFSAEKKMFLHEEDLGEREKQLQKIEERLNVALDEVKKDGVLIYNLTQENQNLREKLDVELKSVNTLEQELKIAQEMLEKSRNEASDLSKQLQKSRSLCLELEAEVSKVKAEFNNARESLQREIDESKEGEKSLAGELLSVKELLGEMDEELQIMSQELAAAEQKRDSLERELIDANRKAEAASDALTEERKIVSSLNNELLVLEKKIFRNKEAQKILEADIEATTKSLGEKTRNESTLLKNLESAYSTISSLEDEKNALHNSLDVQKQTNREARKNLEYATNVVMELGKELESLEKKGKKLQQDLAYAKGEMLQLKNQINASKTAENNQNQQKIEAGGKSNKKVYRRRKETDNS